From the genome of Acropora palmata chromosome 4, jaAcrPala1.3, whole genome shotgun sequence, one region includes:
- the LOC141879611 gene encoding protein unc-50 homolog A-like isoform X1: MLPEPANSSHSSSTKKRSRCLSTSMQYKYLRRILKYRHMDFEFALWQMLYLCISPRKVYRNFHYHKQTKDQWARDDPAFLVVLSIWLCVSSVGFAFALKLHFLGFFKFLLWVVFVDCIGVGLVIASLCWFFCNRYLRISTAYNAGQQVEWAYAFDVHLNAFFPLLLILHVIQLFCMQIIIDHPLFISRFIGNSLWLIALVYYIYISFLGYSALPFLRSTVVILYPVLLVVVAYIVSLAVGWNIGQSFMQFYKYRVV; this comes from the exons ATGCTTCCTGAACCAGCAAATTCGTCGCATTCTTCGTCAACGAAGAAGCGCTCAAGATGTTTATCTACATCGATGCAATACAAGTATCTTCGAcggattttaaaatatcgacATATGGATTTTGAATTTGCACTCTGGCAAATGCTTTACCTTTGTATTTCCCCAAGAAAAGT ATACCGTAACTTTCATTATCACAAAC AAACCAAAGATCAGTGGGCAAGAGATGATCCAGCCTTTCTTGTTGTACTTAGTATTTGGTTGTGTG TTTCTTCCGTTGGCTTTGCCTTCGCACTCAAGCTCCATTTTCTAggatttttcaagtttttgttaTGGGTTGTGTTTGTGGATTGCATAGGTGTTGGCCTCGTCATTGCATCATTATGTTG GTTTTTTTGCAATAGATATTTGCGAATATCCACGGCCTATAATGCTGGTCAGCAAGTAGAGTGGGCTTATGCATTTGATGTGCACCtcaatgcattttttccaTTGCTTCTCATTCTTCATGTCATCCAACTCTTTTGTATGCAGA tCATTATAGATCATCCTTTGTTCATATCTCGATTCATTGGTAATTCTCTCTGGCTCATAGCCCTGGTGTATTATATCTACATTTCATTTCTAGGATACAGTG CATTACCGTTCCTTCGGAGCACAGTAGTAATTCTCTACCCTGTACTCTTGGTCGTAGTAGCATATATTGTATCGCTCGCTGTGGGCTGGAATATTGGACAATCATTCATGCAATTTTACAAGTACAGAGTTGTATAG
- the LOC141879283 gene encoding uncharacterized protein LOC141879283 isoform X2 gives MAEERMSVDEEVSSVSLEEAAGTASNSVETVASSNTSLNHSNDSFRESESEEEENSESESQWESSDDGDDNQGTELSVLLQALRAHKEVQNVLSSPIPSASQIVKDAETVHALLHKDFATARHPQVRPEEQNQLINLMTNITQQMENFQPEGSDIGPALHAARQQQSSHLASIPLIWLLKLSSHLQ, from the exons ATGGCTGAAGAACGAATGTCCGTCGATGAGGAAGTTTCTTCGGTTTCACTTGAGGAGGCCGCAGGAACTGCTTCGAACTCAGTTGAGACTGTTGCATCCAGCAATACTTCGCTCAATCATTCAAAC GATTCATTCAGAGAGTCAGAATCTGAGGAAGAG GAAAACTCAGAGTCAGAGTCCCAATGGGAATCTAGTGATGATGGAGATGACAATCAA GGCACAGAACTTTCAGTGTTGTTACAGGCTTTGCGGGCTCACAAGGAGGTACAAAACGTTTTGAGCAGCCCTATTCCATCAGCATCTCAGATTGTTAAAGATGCTGAAACAGTACACGCTCTTTTGCATAAAGATTTTGCAACAGCACGACACCCACAAGTAAGACCAGAAGAGCAAAACCAGCTTATTAATCTAATGACCAATATCACACAGCAGATGGAGAATTTTCAGCCAGAAGGTAGTGACATTGGACCAGCACTGCACGCGGCAAGACAG CaacagtcatctcatttggcATCAATCCCTCTAATCTGGCTTCTCAAGCTCTCATCCCATCTACAATAA
- the LOC141879283 gene encoding uncharacterized protein LOC141879283 isoform X1 → MAEERMSVDEEVSSVSLEEAAGTASNSVETVASSNTSLNHSNDSFRESESEEEENSESESQWESSDDGDDNQGTELSVLLQALRAHKEVQNVLSSPIPSASQIVKDAETVHALLHKDFATARHPQVRPEEQNQLINLMTNITQQMENFQPEGSDIGPALHAARQVGYWSSVFISMVSNNTSTPTSVSNSLPMFTAPVISSGINPSPLASQALIPCTINEATPTTHLSSSIQSSTTQHPQPSFIPSSLNHPTLPISTATVISFGINPSNLASQALIPSTINQAASTTHLTPSVQSSTIQHPQPSFIPSSFNHPALPISTAAAISFGINPSNLVSQALIPSTINQAASTTHLTPSIQSSTTQHPQPSFIPSSFNHPALPISTATVISFGINPSNLASQALIPSTINQAAPTAHATPVSCTDPATMAVFREYGSGLLNEWLDSLTIPRNVENLQQVKEIWEVGNVYCPPLHKWTVTMRNHRSKTGKNSSIFSQRKYIYNLFKNCNFDENIVFTRYNEQRPGKLYKMLNTKSK, encoded by the exons ATGGCTGAAGAACGAATGTCCGTCGATGAGGAAGTTTCTTCGGTTTCACTTGAGGAGGCCGCAGGAACTGCTTCGAACTCAGTTGAGACTGTTGCATCCAGCAATACTTCGCTCAATCATTCAAAC GATTCATTCAGAGAGTCAGAATCTGAGGAAGAG GAAAACTCAGAGTCAGAGTCCCAATGGGAATCTAGTGATGATGGAGATGACAATCAA GGCACAGAACTTTCAGTGTTGTTACAGGCTTTGCGGGCTCACAAGGAGGTACAAAACGTTTTGAGCAGCCCTATTCCATCAGCATCTCAGATTGTTAAAGATGCTGAAACAGTACACGCTCTTTTGCATAAAGATTTTGCAACAGCACGACACCCACAAGTAAGACCAGAAGAGCAAAACCAGCTTATTAATCTAATGACCAATATCACACAGCAGATGGAGAATTTTCAGCCAGAAGGTAGTGACATTGGACCAGCACTGCACGCGGCAAGACAGGTGGGGTATTGGTCCTCTGTATTTATCTCAATGGTCTCAAACAACACGTCTACCCCAACAAGTGTAAGCAATTCTCTGCCCATGTTTACAGCACCAGTCATCTCATCTGGCATCAATCCATCTCCTTTGGCTTCCCAAGCTCTCATCCCATGTACAATAAACGAGGCCACTCCAACAACTCATCTTTCCTCTTCCATCCAATCATCAACCACCCAGCACCCTCAACCAAGCTTCATCCCTTCCTCACTCAACCATCCTACCTTACCCATCTCCACAGCaacagtcatctcatttggcATCAATCCCTCTAATCTGGCTTCTCAAGCTCTCATCCCATCTACAATAAACCAGGCTGCTTCAACAACACATCTTACACCTTCCGTCCAATCATCAACCATCCAGCACCCTCAGCCAAGCTTCATCccttcctcattcaaccatcCTGCCTTACCCATCTCCACAGCAGCAGCCATCTCATTTGGCATCAATCCATCTAATCTGGTTTCTCAAGCTCTCATCCCATCTACAATAAACCAGGCTGCTTCAACAACACATCTTACACCTTCCATCCAATCATCAACCACCCAGCACCCTCAACCAAGCTTCATCccttcctcattcaaccatcCTGCCTTACCCATCTCCACAGCaacagtcatctcatttggcATCAATCCCTCTAATCTGGCTTCTCAAGCTCTCATCCCATCTACAATAAACCAGGCTGCTCCAACAGCACATGCTACACCTGTATCTTGTACTGACCCAGCAACAATGGCAGTGTTTAGGGAGTACGGATCAGGATTATTGAACGAGTGGTTGGATTCATTAACAATTCCTAGGAATGTTGAAAATCTGCAGCAGGTCAAAGAGATTTGGGAAGTGGGGAATGTTTACTGCCCTCCACTCCATAAATGGACAGTGACTATGAGAAACCACAGATCCAAAACGGGAAAAAACTCTTCGATATTCAGTCAACGTAAATATATCtacaatttatttaaaaactgcAATTTCGATGAGAACATCGTTTTTACAAGATATAATGAACAGAGGCCAGGGAAATTGTACAAAATGCTTAATACTAAAAGTAAGTAG
- the LOC141879611 gene encoding protein unc-50 homolog A-like isoform X2: MLPEPANSSHSSSTKKRSRCLSTSMQYKYLRRILKYRHMDFEFALWQMLYLCISPRKVYRNFHYHKQTKDQWARDDPAFLVVLSIWLCVSSVGFAFALKLHFLGFFKFLLWVVFVDCIGVGLVIASLCWFFCNRYLRISTAYNAGQQVEWAYAFDVHLNAFFPLLLILHVIQLFFIIDHPLFISRFIGNSLWLIALVYYIYISFLGYSALPFLRSTVVILYPVLLVVVAYIVSLAVGWNIGQSFMQFYKYRVV, translated from the exons ATGCTTCCTGAACCAGCAAATTCGTCGCATTCTTCGTCAACGAAGAAGCGCTCAAGATGTTTATCTACATCGATGCAATACAAGTATCTTCGAcggattttaaaatatcgacATATGGATTTTGAATTTGCACTCTGGCAAATGCTTTACCTTTGTATTTCCCCAAGAAAAGT ATACCGTAACTTTCATTATCACAAAC AAACCAAAGATCAGTGGGCAAGAGATGATCCAGCCTTTCTTGTTGTACTTAGTATTTGGTTGTGTG TTTCTTCCGTTGGCTTTGCCTTCGCACTCAAGCTCCATTTTCTAggatttttcaagtttttgttaTGGGTTGTGTTTGTGGATTGCATAGGTGTTGGCCTCGTCATTGCATCATTATGTTG GTTTTTTTGCAATAGATATTTGCGAATATCCACGGCCTATAATGCTGGTCAGCAAGTAGAGTGGGCTTATGCATTTGATGTGCACCtcaatgcattttttccaTTGCTTCTCATTCTTCATGTCATCCAACTCTTTT tCATTATAGATCATCCTTTGTTCATATCTCGATTCATTGGTAATTCTCTCTGGCTCATAGCCCTGGTGTATTATATCTACATTTCATTTCTAGGATACAGTG CATTACCGTTCCTTCGGAGCACAGTAGTAATTCTCTACCCTGTACTCTTGGTCGTAGTAGCATATATTGTATCGCTCGCTGTGGGCTGGAATATTGGACAATCATTCATGCAATTTTACAAGTACAGAGTTGTATAG